The Pseudoliparis swirei isolate HS2019 ecotype Mariana Trench chromosome 19, NWPU_hadal_v1, whole genome shotgun sequence genomic sequence cacgttacaagtggcgtagttgtcattttgtcgtgtgaaatggagccaaactttagaatgcttctgcctagttgccatgtttgctgcagtctgaagaagaaactaaataaatgtgcgcatgcgcaacgccacagaggaccgtgagcagaaccgttaaataatttggctgacgatcccaaacaatcggttcactgggaaccggttctaaaacagaaccggttctcgatgcccatccctagctgtgtctactaccggacactttacgaaggacactgcaatacagtgcactgacatctgtagtgcactccgtggctgataagtgctgtatcaaatggaacacttacgttaaccacttggcggaagtgacggacgcaaatctgcttgcgatacccgcgaaacttaaagtgacaaaatgaatgcacttcttgccctctttgtgtcccttgtttacccctttctccaccccatgtggaaactgcgatacctccacaatcgcagcaggagcctccgtggtctaccgcttgtgctaccgtagccatctcgtccgccattgttttagaaataaaatgaaaagctggcgaaagggctcctcctcttccgctacgtcgccaagatggcgtccGTTTAGGGCCAGAAGTGTCCATCGTTTCACAcggcattttttgcccgtttgcagtgcgccatccgggtactttcagtgcactgaattctgctggttttgtcagtgtggcgccctaagcgctgaaagtcagtgctcgaagtgctcaagtgtccggtagtagacacagccaaacAGAGGCCTTTGTCGCTGTATGAGAATACAGCCCTCAGGTTTCCAACAGCCCCCATCACTCTTCACCCCTCCCagcacccacctccacctgcaccccAAATGACACACCTGGGAGTCGGTCCTGCATCCTGACtttacctcccccccccagcCCTCGACCTCTAGCTTCACCCTGTGTTCTTGGCCTTttctcatcatcaccatcacatgTACGTGCCATGAGAAACGATATGTGCCCTGAAGTTGCAATGTATAAAAAAAGGTAGTTGTGTCAACACAAAGGAAAGGCATCTCTTCATTGCTCACTGCCTTAAGATAGGATCATTTAGTTGCCTGCATTCCAGGTGGCCTGATCTCTCAGGGGAGGAATGCGTCATCTTTGTCAGGCCACATTCAAACTGACGACACTGAAACAGGACGTGTGTCTGCATTGGTGTTGTTGCTACACGGCGTCAGTGAGAAGCTGACGTACAAATCAGGAACTCCCGTTTATCAAACACTGCTCACTGAAGGTGTTTGAGATAGGATTGTTCAACTCTTGAGCCAAATCAAATATCCCATTCCTACAAGGTGTTCAAATTGAATTGTTTACTATAATGTTTTTGATGGACCAGTGCAGTATGTTGGTGGAATGGGCCGGACCTAAATACGTTACTTTGTCACATGTAACATGATGTATTGAAAACATCAACAATTCACTTATTTGACAGATTCTTGATTGTATGCATCAGATATTTGCTAATCTAAAAGCCTATGTTCCTTAAAGGCTAGTATTGATGGTATTATTTGGCTATCGGTACCGAAACCTTATGGCACGAGATGAAACGATTAGTCGTTTAGTTGATCTATAGAAAATGTATCGGCAAAACCTTTTAAGAATTGACTTGCTCCTTATATATTAGTTAGTTGCACCTAATTAACATTTATATCTAACATTGGGTTGTGCTGCAGTGGAATCCAAGttaacttgtttttttgttggagCGCTCTGTTGCTGCACCCCTGCGGTGCCAACTCATTGAAATTAATGAGAACACTGTTGAGTCATCCAGGCAGTGATGCATGCAGGAGGCCAACCGGTTTGTGGCTCTCACCATACTGTACTTCTGCAGGTCCCTCTGAAGTTGCGTTGGTTTTTTGTTCGTAAAGCTTTTGGGCATCCAGAGGAGTCATCGCAGCACAATGAGGGGATTGATTTGCGTTGTGTCTCTTCAGATCAAAGAGGCTGGGGTTGTGTGGAGATTGGGGGCATTGATGGCTTTTTATGGCAGCGTCTGTGTGGACATAGCAGTCTAGCAGCAGACAGAGCCCTGATCCAGAGGCTATGAGGGGAAGAGAATGGGGCGAGTGTGGACTGGGCTGTGTAACGGGCCCTGGTGGGTGCAATCAGCCCGGTTTCACAGGGCTTCCTGTTCTGGTGGAGAGATCCTATTATTGCCTCTCTGCTAATTACACCTCTGGCTTGTTGGGCTGCAGATTCCCCACACCCCTCTCCTAATACTCTCAACCATTCTCTCTTCCTGCTTAATGGCGTGTCGCAACATTAGTGGTAAAACTCGCACTTTGGTAGGAAGACGTCCCACTTGCTGCGAGGTGGGCATAAAGTGgtacatgatgtctttatgaaAGGCACAGCAGAGAATCCAACGTATCTGCATTTTTACTACAGCGAGGAAAAGTCAATAAAGCCCCTCGGCCAATATTTACCCCCAACAGAAGGGTTGTTGTAATTCCCAACCGATGCATATTTTGACAAAGCAAATGCATGGCATTATATCCACTGAGTTGGATTATAAAACTAACTCATTCTGCAACAGCAACTAAGTGGAACACACTCAGCAGGCAgtatgtgtgtgcagctgtttgtgtgtttatatgaaTTGTGAGGGATCTACATTGCTGCTGGATTTTTGTAATCATGTTTATATGCCTTGAGTAGTACGATTTGCTTCTTGAGCATTTGGACTTATGCATCCATGATTTCCACACATGACTAGAACTGGATACATCATAGTTAAAGCAGGCAGGCCAATATATTGATCAATACCAACTTATTGCAGAAAAATGAGTATTGGCGTATGTATTGTCTGATAAATAACAAGAAGTAGCCCCATGTGAATAACAAATATGTTTCAGATAATTTACTGTTGCAAATACATGGTTTGTCCACACAACATGCATATCAGAATacataaacagaattgaattgaCCCTTTCAGGATCCATGCCTACTAAACGTAGGTTTAAGTAGATTTGAGAATATTTTACTGTCTTAATTAATGTACAGCATTTAACAGAAATTATAGCTTATGACCAGATGGAAACTAAGTGTTTtatctaaaaaacaaaatacacatcTGTCTTAATGTCATTGTGCTCTCAAATATTTATATCAGCCAAAAAAATACAGTGAAGTACGAGCTTCAACTTTCACGTTTAATGTATTTTCACGATAAATCTCCAATGAGTCCCCGTGTTGGCCTTCTTCAAGCGGTGTGTGAGATAAGGCGCATGCTTCGAGGGAAGCCTGCATCAGAGGAACCCGACACCCCCTCGCCCTCATTCTTTAGATCTGAGCGGCGGAGGCCTGTTGGATCCTTGGATCTAAGGCAGTCACTCCTCTCCACTGGTCACATAGACCCCTGAGGCCTCAGTGCTGTTGCCATGGAAAGGAGGATGTCTTGGGAGGGGGCTCACCGTAATGCTGCTGTAACGTCTTCGAAGACatcgagtgagagagagaggcagagaaataTCAGGGATCAAgctgacggtgtttcttcatAGAGAATGTTAGGCGTGTATAATCCACAGTAAGTGCTATAAAGCTTCGCTTTATAGACAGATGTTTAGTAATTGTCCGCTTAATTGCTCATGCTTTGCAGGCACTAGTTAGGTTTTGTGGAAGCTGGAGTTCGGCTCTTTATGGCTGACCTGCACCATGTGGCAACAGATGATCATTTTCATTGTAATACTGAAAGAAAGCAAAGATAATTCAAGTATTTAATATTTGAAGAACGAGATTTAGTTCTACAAGTTGTCTAATTTACTTATTGACCTAATTGTTGGTACGTTTGATCTCTGTGGCTATGATTTCCAAAATATCATCTTACCAACATATTATcttcaacatgtttttttcaatatcGCATAGCCCAAGGAGACTGGTTTAAATAGTCATTTTTGTTTAATCAATGGCCTAAATTCCAGAATTTTTCACTTTTAAAGACTTAAAATTGAGAACATGCTGTTTTCACATTTGATCAGTTGGAATGTCtgctaataaatacattattttattatataactTGCAGACTgatttcctttttaaattgttggaTTGTGTTTGCTCTTCAAAACATACATGTTCGTGTCAATGTGTCATCTTGTGTTTCAGAGCGAATGCATCTTGTCAAACTGCGTTCACTGCACAACACTCTGTTCGGTGACCTCACTCCATCTCTGTGTTTCTTCTTCAGGTAAATTTGAGGAAAAGGAGGACCGGGTTCCCAAACTGGAGCAGCTGAACTCTCTGGGCTTTATGTGCAGCCTGAACCTGGTTCTCAACAAGAAGGATCTGATCAAAATGGAGCTCCTGCTGCTTGAGACTTTTGGCTGGAATCTGTGTATGCCCACCCCAGCCCACTTTATCGACTACTACCTCCACGCCTCAGTCCAGGAGGGCGACCTCTACAACGGCTggcccctctcttccctctcaaaGACCAAGGCTTTCATGGACAAATACACTCACTACTTTCTGGAAGTCTCACTGCAAGGTGGGTTATCAGGAAGAAGGTGAActggacttttttcttttttttttccagatgtGTTGAATATTAATATGTTATTGTCTCTGGGTTCTTCTAGACCACGCTTTCCTGAGTTTCCGACCGTCCCAGGTTGCTGCTGCGTGTGTGGCAGCATCTCGTATTTGCCTTCAGATTTCCCCCAGCTGGACGACCGCTCTGCATCTGCTGACGGGCTACACCTGGGACCACCTCACCCAGTGCATTGAGCTCATGCTGCTGTAAGGcacatccactcatccactcatccacctAGAGAAAATAGGGTCTTACCAGAAAGCGAGGCTGGAACACAAGCCTCTTAGAGTGAAGAGGGCTGCTCAGGGTAGATGAAATTGAGGCCCATATCAGTTTATATTTTTGGTTGCCATGGTTTTGGATTATATGATGCCCGCTGCTAGAACCAGAAGAAGCTTTTAATGTTGTGTGTATCATCTGACAATACCTGCATGTCTCATAATCTGAGCTGATGCTGTGTAATTTAACATCGTTAATTAAATTGGATATTTCTGTTGGTTTTTATGTTTGCATCTTTGTAAATGTAACCGTTTACATACTAGTTCGTACTAATTCTGAGCAGCTATTTTTTTTTCAGGTATGCACACACTTTGCTCTTACGTTGCAATGCAAGGATACTTTTAGCTCTAATTCAACTGTCTGCATATTTGTGGAATCATCATGTCTCATCTGTGCACCTTTCCTCTCCACAGAGCTCATGACAATGACGTTAAGGAGGCCAACAAGACCAAATCCACTCCTCCTCACCGGCCATCCTCTCTGCAATCCCAGCCCCAGACCTCCCACCTCTCTCCAGTGTCAGCCATCCAGAGACcagtctcctccacctcctccacaccaCAGCTGCTCTTTCAGCCAGACGGCTTCCCACACCTTTCCCAGCATTCCCCGTCCCTGTCCCAGCTGCAGGCTCTAGCTGACTCCCAGGCTTTGGGGCCTGTGGTGAACATTTCTCAGGACTTAATTCAGAGCCACAGGATGAGTCTCCTAACTGGCGCTGCTTCCATGACTCCTAGGGGTGGGTTCCCCTCCTACCCAAGCTTGACCGCTGGTCTCCAGCCGGAGGCTCGAGCGCTGCCGCTCCAGGGCCCCATTTCTGTGCAGATGGCGCTCGCTGGAGAGCCGCGCCACTGTCTGAGCATGGCCTACAGCGGGGGATACCTGGGGGCTCATCACTCGTTCACAGCGGGCTGTTTTGACAGGTGACGccaggagacggagagagagcacAAACCCCTGCAGGAGTGCACTATGATGCTTCCGGCTCAATTCCCTACCCCGAAATATCCTTTTGcagacctcctctctctctccgtcagcTCCGCAACACCTTTAGCTAGTCCGGCTCCCCCGTCCCTCACACAGAGACGCCTCAAACGCAAGCAGAGGTCCAAAGGCAAGACGGACCCGGTGGAAGTGATCACACTGACGTGACAAATGTTCCACCACCTTGAAATACTGCGCCATTGCAAAAACGTTATTGCTATATTCTGAAATGGTTTTATAGATCTGTGTTATGATGAGACTGTCATCACTGTGAATGAGATGTCATCCAACGCCCACATTCAGTGCCTGTTCTCAGTCGTGTGATAGCTGAGCCAATTTTAGAAGTAAACAGAACGCAAAGTATCTGTGATAAAGATATCTTGCTGCTtgacatgattttttttattctttacttTCTAATCCCAAAAATGGAATGTGTGTTGAAGAAAATTGGCTGGTGTTGTTTTTGAGCGACCattgagagagaaggaagaattCGAGGCTTGTCGGTGAACATTGATGGGACTCCTGTCGTCTCGGTTGGAGCTGAAGGGACGGAGGCTTCGTGACTTTGAGCGCAGCAGGTAAAGctgctgtttttctttcctcctctctcggtCCTCGTCATCGCATCTCTTCCACCTCCAAAGTGGAGCCTCGTGGCAGAGCCCTCTCGGTGAGGATGTGTCTCTGGCAGCTGCAGGCTTTGTCCTCCGAAAGTTTTCATTCCAGTGTCTCCGGCACCACTCAAAGAATTGACCACAAACTGGACCAGCATGGTGAAGGAGACGTGGATGATGTTCGTGTGTTGTACATATAAATTGCTGCTGCCTTCTTATAAACTGTTGgttctgtgtctgtgttaaGGACTCCAATGTTTACATGAACCACTAAGTATCAGGGACTTGAACAAGATTACTTGAATATGATGCCATTGAAACATGCCATAGCttttatttatgattcattattttctttctatttcaCTTTTGTTTGATGTAGTGTAGCTTTTTATACCAACTTAGAACCACACCATTGATTTAATTATAGTTTTCTTTATACCCGTCGATATAAACTGTTTAAGGCTCAGGTTTTAAGGCTGAAACGAGCAGCCTTCCCTTTATTCTGTGCTATTATGCTTTAAAGTGGATGCTATTGCAGCGTATGTGGGTGCTGGAATATTCCCTTCATCATTGGACTACGCTCTGCTGACAAGTCGATGACTG encodes the following:
- the ccnjl gene encoding cyclin-J-like protein, producing the protein MGKMERELQWWKGQLAADIHQSLRIKELKLPVYRAHSPQIGMRRYFADLLAILSNRYQLCPTARHLAVYLLDLFMDHYDVAVKQLYVIALSCLLLASKFEEKEDRVPKLEQLNSLGFMCSLNLVLNKKDLIKMELLLLETFGWNLCMPTPAHFIDYYLHASVQEGDLYNGWPLSSLSKTKAFMDKYTHYFLEVSLQDHAFLSFRPSQVAAACVAASRICLQISPSWTTALHLLTGYTWDHLTQCIELMLLAHDNDVKEANKTKSTPPHRPSSLQSQPQTSHLSPVSAIQRPVSSTSSTPQLLFQPDGFPHLSQHSPSLSQLQALADSQALGPVVNISQDLIQSHRMSLLTGAASMTPRGGFPSYPSLTAGLQPEARALPLQGPISVQMALAGEPRHCLSMAYSGGYLGAHHSFTAGCFDR